The proteins below are encoded in one region of Fimbriimonadaceae bacterium:
- a CDS encoding ImmA/IrrE family metallo-endopeptidase: MAPDFLVGVEFLPEARLERRVADLLARYHRCQGAPCGFPIPVDEMVEIVEGVPVVSFSPPDRFGNDVLGAYVFPEKTIYINDQINHEGRRRFTLAHEYGHHLLHGPFYGQLALDFCPGAANQHTAVWRGVVDKYDQVEAQANKFAAHLLMPSDLTTREFRHLASQLGIEVALHTFADLAKVSRAAARIRLGQLSLLPSTKKV, encoded by the coding sequence ATGGCTCCTGATTTCTTGGTAGGCGTGGAGTTCCTCCCTGAAGCGCGCCTGGAGCGCCGAGTGGCCGACTTGCTTGCTCGCTATCACCGGTGCCAGGGTGCGCCCTGTGGCTTCCCCATCCCCGTCGACGAGATGGTGGAGATTGTCGAAGGCGTACCCGTCGTGTCCTTCTCGCCACCAGACCGCTTTGGTAACGACGTTCTGGGGGCCTACGTATTCCCTGAGAAGACCATTTACATCAACGACCAGATAAACCATGAGGGCCGCCGCCGGTTTACTCTTGCCCACGAGTACGGCCACCACTTGCTCCACGGACCCTTCTATGGTCAGCTCGCGCTCGACTTTTGCCCCGGAGCCGCAAATCAGCACACTGCTGTCTGGCGCGGGGTCGTGGACAAGTACGACCAGGTTGAGGCTCAGGCCAATAAATTCGCGGCTCATCTCTTGATGCCGTCGGATCTGACAACAAGGGAGTTCCGCCACCTTGCGAGCCAGCTCGGGATCGAAGTGGCACTGCACACTTTCGCCGACCTGGCCAAAGTGAGCCGGGCAGCGGCCAGGATCCGGCTGGGGCAACTCAGCCTTCTTCCCTCGACAAAGAAAGTTTAG
- a CDS encoding Eco57I restriction-modification methylase domain-containing protein: protein MSLQAGFKIKGRNPDVLSCIANLSNDEVFTPPEFANRMLDTVAEAWATDHGGADIWSDKTVRFLDPCTKSGVFLREITRRLVDGLAEAIPDLQERVDHILSQQVFGIAITQLTAMLARRSVYCSKHATGKHSIAKIFDCDDGNVWFKREEHSWRGAKCKYCGASQETLDRGEGLESHAYAFIHTDDIKARVAEIFGKDMQFDVIIGNPPYQLDDGGFGTSAAPIYQLFVEQAKKLEPRYLTMVIPSRWFSGGKRLEEFRASMLRDDRIRTLNDYLSAADVFPGVGLKGGVCYFLWNRDFRGKCEISTHYKDWPVLTTARPLLEEGADVFIRFNEGLSILKKVVQVETQQSETLALSAAKRFDSLVSSRKPFGLDTTFRGRRMADDGDILVHQNSGVGFIAGASILTGRELLDHWKVYIGRAAPGTGNRDTYPHRIISTPFIGEPGTICSETYLCVGPLSSKTEAESVLSYLACRLTRFLILMRKPSADTPRRVYKFVPLQEWTHEWTDEELYAKYQVTSEEKAFIEKIVRPMDLDLFRELADHGG from the coding sequence GTGAGCCTGCAAGCGGGATTCAAGATCAAGGGCCGGAACCCGGACGTCCTCAGTTGCATCGCCAACCTCTCGAACGACGAGGTATTCACCCCTCCGGAGTTTGCCAATCGGATGCTCGACACGGTGGCGGAGGCGTGGGCAACAGACCACGGCGGGGCGGATATCTGGTCGGACAAGACGGTACGATTCCTTGACCCATGCACGAAGTCGGGCGTCTTCCTGCGGGAGATCACACGGCGGCTCGTCGACGGCCTTGCCGAGGCGATACCCGATCTCCAGGAACGGGTCGACCATATCCTGTCCCAACAGGTGTTCGGGATCGCGATCACCCAACTGACGGCGATGCTCGCCCGACGGAGCGTGTACTGCTCAAAACATGCGACGGGCAAGCACTCCATCGCCAAGATATTCGACTGCGACGACGGGAACGTGTGGTTCAAGCGAGAGGAGCACTCTTGGCGGGGAGCGAAGTGCAAGTACTGTGGTGCCAGCCAGGAGACGCTCGACCGAGGCGAAGGACTAGAAAGCCATGCTTATGCGTTCATTCATACGGACGACATTAAGGCCCGCGTGGCCGAAATCTTTGGTAAAGACATGCAATTCGATGTGATTATAGGAAACCCGCCGTACCAATTGGACGACGGGGGTTTTGGCACGAGTGCGGCACCGATCTACCAACTTTTTGTCGAACAGGCGAAAAAATTGGAGCCACGTTATCTAACAATGGTCATCCCGTCGCGGTGGTTCTCGGGTGGAAAGAGGTTGGAGGAATTTCGAGCTTCGATGTTAAGGGACGACCGCATTCGCACTCTGAACGATTACCTGAGTGCTGCCGACGTATTTCCGGGTGTTGGACTGAAGGGTGGCGTCTGCTACTTTCTTTGGAACCGGGACTTTCGAGGCAAGTGTGAGATATCGACCCACTATAAGGACTGGCCTGTTTTGACTACAGCTAGACCACTCTTGGAGGAGGGCGCGGACGTATTTATCCGTTTCAACGAGGGCCTCTCTATCTTAAAAAAGGTCGTCCAGGTCGAAACGCAACAGAGCGAAACGTTGGCCCTGTCGGCGGCGAAGAGATTTGATAGCCTTGTTAGCTCCCGAAAACCTTTTGGTCTGGACACAACGTTTAGAGGACGCCGAATGGCGGACGATGGTGACATCTTAGTCCATCAGAACAGTGGAGTCGGGTTCATTGCCGGGGCGTCGATTCTGACGGGTCGGGAGCTACTTGATCACTGGAAGGTTTATATCGGCCGCGCTGCGCCGGGAACCGGAAATCGAGACACATATCCCCATCGCATAATCAGCACACCATTTATCGGAGAGCCGGGCACGATCTGCTCCGAGACCTATCTTTGCGTTGGCCCACTGAGCTCGAAGACGGAAGCCGAAAGCGTTCTCTCGTACTTAGCTTGCCGACTAACGCGGTTCCTTATCTTAATGCGAAAGCCGTCAGCAGATACGCCGAGGCGTGTGTATAAATTTGTGCCATTACAGGAATGGACGCACGAGTGGACGGACGAAGAACTTTACGCGAAATACCAAGTTACTTCGGAGGAAAAAGCCTTCATCGAGAAGATCGTCAGGCCAATGGATCTTGACTTGTTCAGAGAACTTGCAGACCACGGTGGCTAG
- a CDS encoding DUF1508 domain-containing protein, producing the protein MDTWKIYQDSRNEWRWTRYAPNGQIVGASTEGYRNRADCVANARRNGYTGN; encoded by the coding sequence ATGGACACATGGAAGATCTACCAAGACTCGCGGAACGAATGGCGATGGACGCGCTACGCGCCTAACGGCCAGATCGTCGGCGCATCGACCGAGGGGTACAGGAACCGCGCTGACTGCGTGGCGAACGCCCGGCGAAACGGCTACACCGGCAACTAA
- a CDS encoding helix-turn-helix domain-containing protein → MTLRKFATAVGVSPTYISGVENGTIAPPTIERLQEMCRLLEQPLDRYVSLAGRWQDVARDQVGEQTEMLQLFRAVQDMTPEQVRRVTEAARQLKADEGAGSNDGS, encoded by the coding sequence TTGACCCTACGCAAGTTCGCCACTGCCGTTGGGGTTAGCCCAACCTACATAAGCGGCGTCGAGAACGGGACGATCGCCCCCCCTACGATAGAGCGGCTCCAGGAGATGTGCCGACTGCTTGAGCAGCCCCTTGACCGGTACGTTTCTTTGGCCGGACGGTGGCAAGATGTCGCCCGGGATCAGGTCGGAGAACAAACAGAAATGCTCCAGTTGTTTCGTGCCGTTCAAGATATGACACCCGAGCAAGTCCGTCGAGTCACAGAAGCGGCGCGTCAACTGAAGGCGGACGAGGGGGCAGGGAGCAACGATGGCTCCTGA
- a CDS encoding N-6 DNA methylase, giving the protein MKLIKSKDRVAEHGEVFTPAWLVEAMLDLVKGETERIDSRFLEPACGSGNFLVPILKRKLAAVEAKYGKSDFERRQFALFALMCIYGIELLEDNIAECRANLLEVITEYLNLEATDDLYWAASYVLSLNIVHGDAMKMTTHQRKPICFAEWGYLGKGKFQRRDFSLKTLTQAAAYSQASTAQETGSLWADKGKDAIFTPERTFPPMTIAEMAALAQAEAA; this is encoded by the coding sequence GTGAAGCTCATCAAGTCGAAAGATAGGGTCGCCGAGCACGGGGAGGTGTTCACTCCGGCGTGGTTGGTCGAGGCCATGCTTGACCTCGTCAAAGGCGAGACGGAGAGGATCGACTCTCGGTTTCTTGAGCCGGCTTGCGGCAGCGGGAACTTTCTTGTGCCGATCCTGAAGCGGAAGCTGGCGGCGGTGGAGGCGAAGTACGGCAAGTCGGACTTCGAACGGCGGCAGTTCGCGCTCTTTGCGCTCATGTGCATCTATGGCATCGAGCTGTTGGAGGACAACATCGCCGAGTGCCGGGCAAACCTCTTGGAGGTCATCACTGAATACCTGAACCTCGAGGCGACCGACGACCTCTACTGGGCGGCTTCCTACGTCCTCTCGCTGAACATCGTGCACGGGGACGCCATGAAGATGACCACGCACCAGCGCAAGCCGATCTGCTTTGCGGAGTGGGGCTACCTCGGCAAGGGCAAGTTCCAGCGACGGGACTTCAGCTTGAAGACGCTCACCCAAGCGGCGGCCTATAGCCAAGCATCAACGGCCCAAGAGACAGGATCGCTGTGGGCAGACAAAGGGAAGGACGCGATTTTCACGCCCGAGCGCACCTTCCCGCCCATGACGATCGCCGAGATGGCGGCCCTGGCCCAAGCGGAGGCGGCGTGA
- a CDS encoding DUF3644 domain-containing protein — translation MIAAIDAYNKPDSRYRAESFTILAVNAWELLLKAKWLLDHSNRRSSLYVRTSSRSNSPYKRTRSGNPMTLAIDHLAKKLTESGAITEPCRRNLEALIELRDTSVHFYHHSPKFEEHLLEVGMGSLKNFVSAVQDWFDADLSQHNFYLMPLSFVSAPKSVQAITLSREEDGFVRYLRSLIEPGADPAARYAVAINVETRFIRSKTVSATPVRSSNDPSAVPVVLTEEQVRERYPWDYRELTDRCSKRYAGFKENQLYHERRKPLEVEPRLVNVRRLDPGNPKSSSKKFYSSAVLEELDKLYTLK, via the coding sequence ATGATCGCGGCCATTGATGCATACAATAAGCCTGATTCTAGGTATCGCGCTGAAAGCTTCACAATTTTAGCTGTCAACGCATGGGAGTTGTTATTGAAGGCGAAGTGGCTGCTTGACCACAGTAACAGGAGATCAAGCCTATATGTTCGAACCAGTAGCCGGTCGAATTCGCCGTATAAGAGAACAAGATCGGGGAATCCGATGACTCTCGCAATCGATCACCTTGCTAAGAAGCTAACTGAATCGGGCGCCATCACGGAGCCGTGCAGGAGAAACTTGGAGGCTCTGATCGAACTCCGCGATACATCTGTTCACTTCTACCATCACAGCCCGAAGTTTGAGGAGCATTTGCTAGAGGTTGGCATGGGCAGCTTAAAGAACTTCGTATCCGCCGTCCAGGACTGGTTTGACGCCGATTTATCACAGCACAATTTTTATTTAATGCCGCTGTCCTTCGTGTCCGCTCCGAAGTCGGTCCAAGCCATAACTCTGAGCCGCGAAGAGGATGGGTTTGTGCGATACTTGAGATCCCTTATCGAACCAGGGGCTGATCCGGCCGCGCGATACGCCGTTGCGATAAACGTTGAGACGCGCTTCATTAGGTCTAAGACGGTTTCAGCCACTCCTGTACGATCAAGTAATGATCCTAGCGCTGTCCCCGTCGTATTGACAGAAGAACAGGTTCGAGAGCGCTACCCCTGGGACTACAGGGAACTTACCGACAGGTGCAGCAAACGCTACGCTGGCTTCAAGGAGAATCAGCTGTATCACGAAAGACGAAAGCCATTAGAGGTCGAGCCAAGGTTAGTTAACGTACGCCGACTAGATCCCGGAAACCCGAAGTCTTCAAGCAAGAAGTTCTACTCCTCCGCTGTTCTTGAAGAGCTTGATAAGCTCTACACATTAAAGTAG
- a CDS encoding choice-of-anchor B family protein → MAPTRLFLLLATLAVSAGSALAQYQFDKIRLIRQFTLSELQAGSGNTCWGYVSPSGREYVLMGTDRNTTIVEVTNNENPTIVTRVAHSSGGIWSDIKTYRNAMYVGTENSGSGIQVIDLSNIDNGVATLVRTISNPGRTHTLHVDQTSGFLYACGANEGSGTTMCWDLTNPLNPVRVGQNSLTNVYQHETQVHTYTSGRYAGKQIFFGGGEGRGLEIWDVTNKNAVTLIRRVSYPFVGYCHQGWLSPDLKYFYVNDEFDESNGLPTVRTLVFDVSVLETADLVATYSNNRPTIDHNLYNKNNFIFHSNYTSGFWIFDANDNPLNPRLCGFFDTYPNGDPKQYAGSWGNYPFLPSGVCAISDMQRGLFIVDVTEATQVKRDTTAFRIFRGRNVGGDLPDLLVEDGNVLRIGKGVVPNQSEPPINVEFDADGRWEDISRLRVTVRHSVSTSGLTQAIEAFDWVANSWVTLQTGPAPTTPTTLTAIAPNPDRFVQAGNKTVRTRLTVKQTGPTSASDWTSSIDLANVTINP, encoded by the coding sequence ATGGCTCCAACCCGCCTTTTCTTGCTGTTGGCCACTCTAGCGGTGTCCGCAGGCTCCGCCCTAGCTCAGTACCAGTTTGACAAGATCCGACTGATCCGCCAGTTCACGCTCTCCGAGTTGCAAGCGGGTAGCGGCAACACGTGCTGGGGCTATGTAAGCCCGAGCGGCCGTGAGTACGTGTTGATGGGCACGGACCGCAACACGACGATCGTGGAGGTCACGAACAACGAGAACCCGACGATCGTCACCCGCGTGGCCCACTCCAGCGGCGGGATCTGGTCCGACATCAAGACTTACCGCAACGCGATGTACGTCGGCACCGAGAATTCGGGCAGCGGCATCCAGGTCATCGACCTGAGCAACATTGACAACGGGGTCGCGACCCTGGTCCGCACCATCTCGAACCCGGGCCGCACGCACACGCTCCACGTCGACCAGACGAGCGGCTTCCTTTACGCCTGTGGCGCGAACGAAGGCAGCGGGACCACCATGTGCTGGGACCTTACCAATCCGCTGAACCCCGTGCGCGTCGGGCAGAACAGCCTCACCAACGTCTATCAGCACGAGACGCAGGTCCACACCTACACCAGCGGGCGATATGCAGGCAAGCAGATCTTCTTCGGCGGCGGCGAGGGCCGCGGCCTTGAGATCTGGGACGTGACGAACAAGAACGCCGTCACCCTGATTCGACGCGTCTCCTACCCCTTCGTCGGCTATTGCCACCAAGGCTGGTTGAGCCCGGACTTGAAGTACTTCTACGTCAACGACGAGTTCGACGAGTCTAACGGGTTGCCGACCGTGCGGACCCTTGTGTTCGACGTTAGCGTGCTTGAGACGGCCGACCTCGTCGCCACCTACTCCAACAACCGCCCGACGATCGACCACAACCTTTACAACAAGAACAACTTCATCTTCCACTCGAACTACACGAGCGGCTTTTGGATCTTCGACGCGAACGACAACCCCTTGAACCCGCGGCTCTGCGGCTTCTTCGATACCTATCCGAACGGCGATCCTAAGCAGTACGCGGGCAGCTGGGGCAACTATCCGTTCTTGCCGAGCGGCGTCTGCGCGATCAGCGACATGCAGCGCGGCCTCTTCATCGTGGACGTGACCGAGGCGACCCAGGTCAAGCGGGACACCACGGCGTTCCGCATCTTCCGGGGTCGGAACGTGGGCGGCGACCTCCCCGACTTGCTCGTCGAGGACGGCAATGTCCTCCGAATCGGCAAGGGCGTCGTCCCGAACCAATCCGAGCCTCCGATCAACGTGGAGTTCGATGCGGACGGCCGCTGGGAGGACATCAGCCGTCTCCGCGTCACCGTGCGGCACAGCGTCAGCACCTCCGGGCTGACCCAAGCCATCGAAGCGTTCGATTGGGTCGCTAATAGCTGGGTCACTCTGCAGACCGGCCCTGCGCCGACGACGCCGACGACGCTCACCGCAATCGCTCCCAATCCGGACCGGTTCGTGCAGGCGGGCAACAAGACGGTCCGCACCCGCCTGACCGTAAAGCAGACCGGCCCGACCAGCGCGAGCGACTGGACGAGCAGCATCGACCTGGCGAACGTCACGATCAATCCGTAA